Part of the Methanobrevibacter sp. genome is shown below.
ATATTTAAATTCATTCTACAAAGGTCAAAGAATATCCTTTAAAAAAGGAGGAAACCGCTCCAAAACTGTAAATAAATGGAGTGATATGGATACTGTTGTTACTGGTTTTGTTTCTGAAATAACTTGGAACCGTGAAAAAACAGATATCAAAATCAATGGAATGAATGTCTTACTTGATGTGGAAAAGAAATTCAGTTTTAAAAAAACCAAAAGGTCAAAAATTGTTAAGGAAATAATCAAAGCAAGTGGTTTAAAAGCCAAAGTTGATGTAACTGGTCTTGTTGATGATGTATGTGATTTTACTAATATTTCCAGTAGCGGAAGCAACAAAACAAGTGGCAGTAATAGTGACCTTGCAGGTGGAGAAGGAAAAACAATTGATGAATTAGTTGCTAAGATTGTTGGTAGTGAAACTAATGAGTTAAAGAAAGCAAAACTTGTCCATCAATGGTTAAAAGAAAATGTCCGATATGCTGGATATTCATGTTCAAGATATCATTCTGCTGAAGAATGTTTAAAACATAAACATGCTCTTAATTGTGCTGATACTGCAAGATTAACACGTGCTATGATGAGCAGTGCAGGATTAGACGCATGGGTTGTTCACAGGTCACATGCCAACGGTCATTTCTGGTGTCTTATTAAAATTGATGGTAAAATATATGCAAGTGACCAAACAGGGTCTGGTTCAGATTGGAATACTATATGGTATTCACAAGGAGACAGAAGATCATGTGATTCTCGAGGTGGAAACTGGGATAGTAAAAATGGTAAAAACCCAGATTGTTAAAAAAAGGGGAGGATATTGAATGTCTACTGTGGTAGTTGGTTGTGATACAAATAATAGTAATGACCATAAAGTCCAGAATGCTGTCTGTAAAGCATTAGAAAAACAAGGTCATAAAGTAGAAAAATTAACTATTGGACCAGGATATTTTGCAAATTATGACTGGAGAAAACATGGTAAAAACCCTTCCGGTAAAATAGGGGTTTATATTATTGCAGATGGTATTTTCAGTATTGCAGACCATTATAATAATAGTAATGGGTTCAAATACTGTTATTTTATTATAAGAGGTGACCTTGGCCGTGCAAGGATGAAAACTCGTAAAGATTTTGAGACAAGGCCTATAGGTGCAGATGCAGATTGTACAGGTATTTGTAATCAAATTAAAGGTAAAACTTTCCCTGAAATGAATAAAATTTGTAAAAAAAGATGTCATATTGTTTTTGGTACAAATGGTGAAGAGATGGCCAATGAACTTATCAAGGCCATGGGTGGTGAAGTGGATAGTTCATCATC
Proteins encoded:
- a CDS encoding transglutaminase-like domain-containing protein, whose protein sequence is MAVTYSISRAGLEIYTTEAVKNPISNNVSSNSGGEASNNFTLQTGDITNVNYIGELYSDSFEGDYSDISSNASISVPIKYLNSFYKGQRISFKKGGNRSKTVNKWSDMDTVVTGFVSEITWNREKTDIKINGMNVLLDVEKKFSFKKTKRSKIVKEIIKASGLKAKVDVTGLVDDVCDFTNISSSGSNKTSGSNSDLAGGEGKTIDELVAKIVGSETNELKKAKLVHQWLKENVRYAGYSCSRYHSAEECLKHKHALNCADTARLTRAMMSSAGLDAWVVHRSHANGHFWCLIKIDGKIYASDQTGSGSDWNTIWYSQGDRRSCDSRGGNWDSKNGKNPDC